In Streptomyces rapamycinicus NRRL 5491, the genomic stretch GGAGAGTTGATTGGAACGCGTTCGTGATGTCCGCCGCTTGCCCAAAGCGCATCTCCACCTCCACTTCACCGGCTCCATGCGCCCCGCAACCCTCCTCGAACTCGCCGACAAGTACGGCGTCCATCTCCCCGAGGCGCTGAGCGGCGGTGAGCCGCCGAAGCTGCGCGCCACCGATGAGCGCGGCTGGTTCCGCTTCCAGCGGCTGTACGACATCGCACGCTCCTGTCTGCGGGAGGCCGACGACATCCGGCGGCTGGTGCGCGAGGCGGCCGAGGAGGACGTGCGGGACGGGGCCCAGTGGCTGGAGATCCAGGTGGACCCCACCTCGTACGCCCCGCGTCTGGGCGGGCTGATCCCGGCGATGGAGGTCATCCTGGACGCGGTCGAGAGCGCCTCCGCGGACACCGGTCTCGGGATCAGGGTGCTGGTCGCCGCCAACCGCATGAAGCATCCGCTGGAGGCCCGCACCCTGGCCCGGCTCGCCGTGCGCCACGCGGACCGCGGCGTGGTCGGTTTCGGCCTCTCCAACGACGAACGGCGCGGATTCGCCCGCGACTTCGACCGGGCCTTCGCCATCGCCCGGGAGGGCGGGCTGCTGGCTGCGCCGCACGGCGGCGAGCTGTCGGGCCCCGGCAGCGTGCGGGACTGCCTGGACGACCTCGGCGCGGCCCGGGTCGGCCACGGGGTGCGCGCGGCGGAGGACCCACGGCTGCTCGCCAAGCTCGCCGAGCGCCAGGTGACCTGCGAGGTGTGCCCGTCGTCGAACGTGGCGCTCGGCGTCTACGAGAAGCCGGAGGACGTCCCGCTGCGCACGCTGTACGACGCGGGGGTGCCGATGGCGCTCGGGGCGGACGACCCGCTGCTCTTCGGCTCACGGCTGGCGGCGCAGTACGAGCTGGTGCGCGAGCACCACGGCTTCACGGACGCCGAACTGGCCGAGCTGGCGCGTCAGTCGGTGCGCGGCTCGGCCGCGCCGGAGGAGGTCCGGACGCGGATGCTGGCGGATATCGACGGCTGGCTGGCGGGCTGAGCACTCATGTGAGTACTCACATCAGATGCTCACGCCGACCGTCACCGGCTCGTTGACCAGCCGGATCCCGAACGCCTCCTCGACCCCGGCCACCACCTCGCGGGCCAGCGCCAGCAGGTCCTCGGTCGTGGCCTGGCCGCGGTTGGTGAGGGCGAGGGTGTGCTTGGTGGAGATCCGGGCCGGACCGGTGCCGTAGCCCTTGGTGAAGCCCGCCCGGTCGATCAGCCAGGCCGCGGAGGTCTTGATCAGGCCGTCGCCCGCCGGGAAGGCGGGCGGCGCGGTGTCCGGGCCCAGGCGTTCGGCGACGCGGGCCAGGAAGGCGGCGTGGGCGTCCTGGTCGAGGACCGGGTTGGTGAAGAACGACCCGGCGGACCAGGTGTCGTGGTCCCCGGGGTCGAGCACCATGCCCTTGCCCGCGCGCAGCCCCAGGACGGTCTCGCGGGCGACGGCGGCCGGCACCCGGTCCCCCACCTCGACGCCGAGCACCCGCGCGGTCTCGGCGTACCGGACGGGTGCGGAGAGCCCGTCCGTGTCCTCCAGTTCGAAGCGGACCCGGAGCACCACATGGCGGTCGGGGTCGGCCTTGAAGCGGCTGTGGCGGTAGGAGAAGGCGCAGTCGGCGTTCGGGATCGTGACGACCTCGTCGGCGCGGCGGTCGTAGGCGATCACCTCGGTGATCGTGGCGGAGACCTCCTGGCCGTAGGCGCCGACGTTCTGTATCGGCGTCGCGCCCGCGGAGCCGGGGATTCCGGCGAGGCATTCGATGCCCGCGAGCCCCGCCCGGACCGTACGGGCCACGGCGGCCGACCAGTTCTCACCCGCGGCGAGCTCCAGGCGGGTGTCGTCGAGCGTGAAGCCGCTGGTGGCGATGTGCAGGGCGGTGCCGTCGAAGCCCTTGTCGGCGATGACCAGATTGCTGCCGCCGCCGATCACCAGCAGTGGGGTCCCGGCCGCGTCGGCCGCACGGACCGCGGCGACGACCTCGTCGTCGGTGGTGGCCGTGAGCAGCCGGTTGGCCGGTCCGCCGAGACGGAAGGTGGTGAGGGGCGCGAGAGGGGCGTCGTGGAGTTCCTGCACGCGCTCAAGAGTACGGGGGCGCCCCCTGGCCCCCTGGAGGAGGCCGCCCCCGGTGTGGGGAATCCGGGGGCCGGCGGACCTGCGGGCCGTAAGGGGCTCGGACGGGCCGCACGCGCTCCGGCGTGCTCTCATCCGCCCGGGGGCCGCATCGGGCGCGGTCGGGGGCTCAGACGAGCCGTACCACGGCGCGGGCCCGGCCCAGCACCTTCTGGCCGGCGCTGGTCGCCGTGATGTCGAGGCGCACCGTACGGGCCTCGTCGTCCAGCTTGGCGGTCACCTTGGCGCCGATCTCGATGACCGCGCCCTTGTCGTCGTTGGGGACCACGACCGGCCGGGTGAAGCGGACGCCGTACTCGACGAGGGCGCCGGGGTCGCCGGCCCACTCGGTCACCACGCGGGCCGCCTCGGCCATGGTGTAGGCGCCGTGCGCGATGACGTCGGGGAGGCCGACCTCCTTGGCGAACTTCTCGTTCCAGTGGATCGGGTTGAAGTCGCCCGACGCGCCCGCGTAGCGCACGAGGTCGGCGCGGTTCACCCGGAACTCGCGCGTCGGCACCTCGGTGCCGACCTCCACGGCGTCATACGAGATCTTGGCCGTCATCTGCTCTCCTCCACCTCTGCGTCAGCGGCGCGGGCCACCAGCGTCGTGAACGACGTCGCTACATGATCACCCGCCTCGTCGTGGACCTCGCCGCGGACGGACAGGATGTCGTTGCCTGCCAGCGACTTGATCGAGTCGATGATCGAGGTGACCTTCAGGCGGTCCCCCGCGCGGACCGGGCGGGTGTACTCGAACCGCTGGTCGCCGTGGACCACCCGGCTGTAGTCCAGCCCCAGCTGCGGGTCCTCGACAACCTGCTTCCCGGCCGCCTTGAAGGTGATCGTGAAGATGAACGTCGGCGGGGCGATCACATCGGGGTAGCCGAGGTCCCGGGCCGCGTCGGGGTCGGTGTAGACCGGATTGGCGTCACCGAGGGACTCGGCGAATTCCCGGATCTTCTCCCGGCCGACCTCGTACGCGGCGGTGGGCGGGTAGGTCCGCCCCACGAAGGACTGGTCGAGCGCCATCGGCGCACACCTCCTGCGATTGAATTACCAACGAAACGAGGCCGCCCCCCGCGAGTGGGGGCGGCCTCGAATGAGAGTTTATTGCTATCGCGTCTCACGGTGCGCGGTGTGCGCGTTGCAACGCGGGCAGTGCTTCTTGATCTCAAGACGATCCGGGTCGTTGCGCCGGTTCTTCTTGGTGATGTAGTTCCGCTCCTTGCACTCCACGCAGGCCAGCGTGATCTTCGGGCGGACGTCGGTGGCAGCCACGTGAGTGCTCCTTGACGAACAGGCTAGGGGATTAACGCAGAAAGAGTAGCCGATCGAAGGACCGACCCCACAATCGGCTACTGTCAGTAGCGGTGACCGGACTTGAACCGGTGACACAGCGATTATGAGCCGCTTGCTCTACCGACTGAGCTACACCGCTGTGATGCGAGTGACTCCCCGCTCAACCAGCGTAGCTGAACGAGAAGCCTCACACATCAGAGCCCCAATACGGAATCGAACCGTAGACCTTCTCCTTACCATGGAGACGCTCTGCCGACTGAGCTATTGGGGCGAGCGATGAAGACATTACACGGTCGGCCGCCGAAGGTGAAATCCGTATCGGCCCCTCGTCACCCTGGACTCATGCACCACACCGGTACGACTATTCGGCTCCTCCGCGAAGCCGCCCCCACCTCGTCCTAGGCTTCGCTTCGCACCCACGTGATCTTGGCTGCGCACGCATCCGACGCGTGCCCGGCGCGTCACCCGTCGCGTGCTCGGCGCGAATCCCAGGAGCGCGATGCCCGAGAGCCAGCAGCAGCCGCAACAGCCGCCCAGGAACGGCGGAGCGGCCCCCGGCGAGCCCACCGCCCTGGTGCTCGGCGGCGTCCGGCTCGCCGACGGACGCACCGTGGACGTCCGGCTCAGCGGCGGGCGGATCGAGGCCGTCGGCACGGCGGGCAGTCTCGTCCCCGGCACCCGGCTGGACCTCGGCGGCTATCTGCTGCTGCCCGCCCCCGCCGAACCCCACGCCCACTGCGACACCGCCCTTACGGCCGACACGGCGGGTCCGGTCCCGTACGCCCCCGGGGACGTCCAGCGCCGCACTGTCGAGGCCGCCCTGCTCCAACTCGGCCACGGCGCGACGGCGCTGCGCACCCATGTCCGCATCGGCGGGGTGCACGGGCTGCGCTCCCTGGACGCGGTCCTGGAGGCCGGCCGGGTGCTGCGCGGGCTCACGGAGCTGAGCGCGGTGGCGGTGCCCCGGGTGCTGACCGGCGCCGCCGGGGCGGACGGTCTGGCGATGCTGCGGGACGCGGTGAGGATGGGCGCGTCGGTCATCGGCGGCTGCCCCGACCTCGACCCGGATCCGACCGGCCACGCCGAGGCCGTCCTCGACCTCGCCGCGCGCCACGGGTGCGCCGTCGATCTGCACACGGACGGTGACGACCCGGCCCGCCTCGCCCGGCTCGCGGCGATGGCCGGGGGTCTGCGGCCGGGCGTCACCATCGGACCCTGCGGCGGGCTGTCCCGGCTGCCCGCGGAGACGGCGGGGAGGATCGCCGAGCGGCTGGCGGCGGCCGGGGTGGCCGTCGTCTGTCTCCCCCAGGGCGACTGCGCCGGGCTGGAGCACCAGGGCATGCGGGGAGCGCGCACCCGCGCCTGCGCGCCGGTGCGGCTGCTGCGCGCCGCGGGCGTCCGGGTGGCCGCGGGCAGCGGGGCGCTGCGGGACGCGGTGAACCCCGTGGGGCGCGGCGACCCCCTCGAGGCCGCCTTTCTGCTGGCGTCCCGGGGCGAGTCGCGCCCTGATGAGGCGTACGAGGCGGTGTGCGCGCGGGCGCGGGCCGCGATGGGGCTCGCCGAGGTGCGGGTGGAGGCCGGGTTCCCGGCTGAGCTGCTCGCGGTGCGCGGTGACGGCCTCGCGGGGGTGCTTTCGCTCGCGTACAGCAGGGTCGTGGTGCACCGGGGGCGGGTGGTGGCCCGTACCAGCGCGGTGCGGGAGTACTGCGACTCGGCGGCCGCGGCGGCGCTGGACCTGCCCCGGCAGGCACGGCCGCAGAGCGGCGGCGAGCAACAGTAGGCCGCACGGCGTACGGTCGGGATCATGCGCATTGTCATCGCTGGTGGACATGGACAGATCGCGCTGCGGCTGGAGCGGCTGCTCACCGCGCGCGGAGACGAAGTGGCGGGCATCGTCCGCAAGCCGGAACAGGCGGGCGACCTGCTGGCGTCGGGCACCGAACCGGTCGTCTGCGACCTGGAGTCGGCCTCGCTGGAGGACGTGGTCAAGCACCTGGAGGATGCGGACGCGGCCGTCTTCGCGGCCGGAGCGGGCCCCGGCAGCGGTGCCGCCCGTAAGGACACCGTCGACCACCGGTCCGCGGTGCTCTTCGCGGACGCGGCCGAACGGGCCGGGGCCCGGCGGTTCCTGATCGTCTCCTCGACCGGCGCCTCCCACGAGCCGCCGCCGGACACCGACCCGGTCTTCGCCGCCTACCTGCGCGCCAAGGCCGCGGCGGACGACGACATCCGCGCCCGGGCCGGCCTCGACTGGACCGTGCTGCGCCCGGGCCGGCTGACGAACGACCCGGGCACCGGCCGGGTGAAGCTGGCCGAACGCACCGGCCGCGCCGAGATCACCCGCGACGATGTGGCCGCGGTCCTGGTCGCCCTCCTGGACGAGCCCCGCACGGCGGGCCGCACGCTGGAGCTGATCAACGGCGACACGGCGGTGGCGGACGCGGTGGGAGCGGTCGCCGAGCAGGGGTGAGCGTAGGGCGGCCGCCGAGCGGGGGTGATGGGGCCGGGTCGGCCCGGCCCGACCGCTCAGAAGTCCACCCGGGCCGGGGCGTCGGCCCGGGCCACGGACTCCTGGGCGTACTGGCGCTCGTACGCCGTCCGGATCCGTTCGATCCGCGGGTCCTGCGCCCCCGCCTCGGAGGCCGGGTAGAGCAGGACCACCTCGTACGAGCGCTCCCGCTCGATCGTCCCGTTCTGGTCCCGCCACTGCCCCCGGCCGTCGTGGATCGTCAGGCCGGAGGGGAAGCGCGGGGTGATCCGCCGGTCCACGAAGGCCAGGAACTGCTTCTCGGTGACGGGCGGCCCGCCGTCGGGGCGCTCGGTACCGAAGAAGAGCCGGGTCTCGACGTACGGCTTGCCCCGGCCCACGGCGCCGGAGCCCGCCGCGTCGGGCGGGTCGTCCAGCGCGGCGTAGGCGGCGACGGGGGTGGCGGCGGCGAGAGCGAAGGCCGCCCCGACGGCGGCGAGACGGACGCGTGGCTTCATGGTCGGCATCGTCCGATCGTCCCGACGCCGGAGACCCTCGGGAAGGGCGCCTTACGGGGCGCATCCGCGCGAGACGCGAGGCACATCCGTGCGAGGCGCGGGGGACGTCCGCGCAGGGCCCGAGGCACATCCGCACGGGGCGCGGAGCACCTCCGCTCGGGGCGCCGGGCACATCCCCGCGAGACGCCAGGCACATCCCCGCGAGACGCGGAGCACATCCGCGCGAGGCGCCGGGCACGTCCGTGCAGGACCCGAGGCACATCCGCACGAGACGCCAGGCACGTCCGTGCAGGACCCGAGGCACATCCGCACGAGACGCCAGGCACGTCCGTGCAGGACCCGAGGCACATCCGCACGAGACGCCAGGCACGTCCGTGCAGGACCCGAGGCACATCCGCGCGAGGCGCCGGGCACGTCCGTGCAGGACCCGAGGCACATCCGCACGAGACGCCAGGCACGTCCGTGCAGGACCCGAGGCACATCCGCACGAGGCGCCAGGCACGTCCGTGCAGGACCCGAGGCACATCCGCACGAGGCGCCAGGCACGTCCGTGCAGGACCCGAGGCACATCCGCACGAGGCGCCGAGGATCTCGGCAAGGGCGCCTAACGGGGCGCATCCGCGCGGGGCGCGGGGGCTGGGCCGGTTCGGCGTCAGGCGGCAGCGGCCCCGGCCGGGACCGCCCGGCCCAGGGCGTCGCTCAGACCTTGCGCCACCGGGCCATCGCGAACGAGAACACCCCGAAGAGCGCCAGCCCCAGGGCCACCGCCATCAGCAGCCAGGGCCCCGCCGCCGTCCCGGCGAAGGTCCGCAGGGTGTCGTCGATGCCCTTCGCCTTGGCCGGGTCGTAGCGCACCGCGGCCGTGAGCGCGAAGCCGCCCGCCACCGCGAACACCGCCCCGCGGGCCACCCCGCCGCAGATCCCGAGCGCCTCCACGGCCCGGCGTGTCCGCCGGGACATCGCGCTCACCTTGAGGTGCTTGCGGAAGCCGCACCGGATGGCCCGTACCGCGATCCACATCCCCGCCACGGCCACCGCGGTTCCGGCGGCGGCGACCAGCCACCGGCCGTACGGCAGGTCGAGCGCGCGGGCCGTCACGTCCTTCGACTGCCGGTCGCTGGAACCGCTGCCCTGCTCGCCGGTGGCGAAGGAGAGCACCGAGTACGCGACGACGCCGTAGAAGACCGCGCGGGCCGCCCCCGCCAGCCGCTTCCTTGCCGCGCGCCCGTCCGGGCCCGCGGCCCCGAAGACCGCCTCGGACAGCCGCCACAGCGCCATGCAGACCAGCCCGATGCCGACCGCCCAGACCAGCGCCGCGCCGAACGGCTGTTTGGCGAGGATCTGGAGCGCCCCGCCCCGGTCGGCCTGTTCGGCGTGGTCACCCGAGGCGATGCGCAGCGCCAGGACGCCGATGAGCAGATAGAGCACGCCCCGGGTGGCCAGCCCCCAGCGGGCCGCCGCCTCGATGGCCCGGGTGCCCGCCTCGCGCGGGGTGCGTGTGCGCGTTGCCGAACCCAATCCGCGTGCGATCGACGATGCGTTCACCGTTTCCTCCCCAGTTGTCGCTCATCGTTTGCCCTGGACGTACATGTGGAAACGGGACCTTCTCTTGTTGGTTGAAGCGATCCGCCCTACGCTGCCGCCACCGAATCTGACGAACCGTCAGATCGAAGGGAACGGACAGGACCACCACGAGGCGACCGGGGAGAGATGGCGAGATGACCGGCGAGACGAACGGCACCACCGAGCTGCCCCTGGTCATCAGCGTCGATGACCACGTGATCGAGCCCGCGCACCTCTTCGAGACCTGGCTCCCGGCGAAGTACCGGGACCGCGGCCCCAAGCCCCTTACGGCCGGGATCGGCGAACTCGCCTACATCGGCGGCAAGTACAAGTTCACCACCGACCCGGAAGGCCAGCTGACCGACTGGTGGAGGTACGAGGACGACCTCTTCCCCTACAAGCGGATCATCGCCGCCGTCGGCTTCTCGCGCGACGAGATGACCCTCGACGGCATCACCCGCGAGCAGATGCGCCGCGGCTGCTGGGACCCCAAGGACCGGCTCGCCGACATGGACCTCAACCATGTCGAGGCGTCACTGTGCTTCCCGACCTTCCCCCGCTTCTGCGGCCAGACCTTCGCCGAGGCGAAGGACAAGGAGGTCGGGCTCGCGTGCGTCCGCGCGTACAACGACTGGATGGTCGAGGAGTGGTGCGGCGACAGCGGCGGCCGCCTCATCCCGCTCTGCCTGATCCCCCTGTGGGACGTCGACCTCGCCGTGCGGGAGATCCGCCGCAACGCGGCCCGCGGCGTCCGCGCGGTGACCTTCAGCGAGATCCCCACCTACCTCGGGCTCCCCAGCATCCACAGCGGCTACTGGGACCCGTTCTTCGCCGAGTGCGAGGCCACGGGGACGGTCGTGTGCATGCACATCGGCTCCTCCTCCCAGATGCCCGCCGCCTCCCCCGACGCCCCGCCGGCCGTCCAGGCCGCGCTGAGCTTCAACAACGCCATGGCGTCGATGATGGACTTCCTCTTCAGCGGCGTCCTGGTCTCCTTCCCGCGCCTGAAGCTGGCCTACGCCGAGGGCCAGATGGGCTGGATCCCCTACGCCCTGGAGCGCGCCGACGACGTCTGGGAGGAGCACCGCGCCTGGGGCGGCGTCCGCGACCTCATCCCCGAGCCGCCGTCCACGTACTACTACCGGCAGATCTTCTGCTGCTTCTTCCGCGACAAGCACGGGGTCGCCTCGCTGGACACGGTCGGCGTGGACAACGCCACCTTCGAGACCGACTACCCCCACGTCGACTCCACCTGGCCGCACACCCGCCGCATCGCCGCCGAGCATGTGGCCGACCTCTCCCCCGAGACCACGTACAAGATCCTCCGCGGCAACGCGATCCGCATGCTGGAGCTGGACCTCGACCGGGGGCGGCGGGCGGGGGCGGGCGGCTAGCCCCGCCAGGCCGCGCGCGGCGACCGGGTCCTGCGGGCGGCCAGGCCGCGCGCGGCGACCGGGCCCCGCGGGAGGCCAGGCCACGCGCGGCGACCGGGCCCCGCGGGAGGCCAGGCCACGCGCCGCGACCGGGCCCCGCGGGCGGCTAGGCCGTACGCGGCGGCTCGCTCGTGCGCGGCTGGTCCGAGCCGCAGTAGCGGCATTTGCGCGCCGCCGCGGGGAGGTCCTCGGCGAGGCACTCCGGGCAGGTCTTGAGCGGGCCCGGCTCCCCGAAGACCTCCGCGCCGCGGCGGCGCTGGGTGTACTTGTACGGCACGACGATCAGGAAGTAGATGACGCCCATGAAGATGATGAAGTAGATCAGGGCGGAGATGAACGACCCGATGTTGAGGTAGGTCGAGGTGTTCCCCTGGTCGCCGAGCTGCCAGCCGAGCCCGGCCGATTTGCCGCCCTGGAGCCGGGCGATGACCGGGTTGATCACGGAGTCGGTGAACGCCTTGATCAGCGTCGAGAACGCCAGCGCTGTGACCAGGCCGACGGCGACAACGATGACATCACCGCGCATGAGGAAGTTCTTGAAGCCCCTGAGCACGATCCGCCCTCTCTGTTCTGATACGGGGGAATCACCACCCTAGGAGCGGTCTTACGGACCCCGCGGTGCGCCACGACGGACGGCCGCCCGTACGGCGGCAGGTCCCCGCGCACGATGCCGGAACCGGACCTCGACCGCCGAGGCTTTCCGAGACGACTTAAGTCATGCAATGAAATAAGCTGTGCCGCGAGGATTGACGTCCTTCGCCCGGCCTTGAATCATTCAGTCACCGAGCACCGTGACCACGCCGGCGCTCCGGTGCGACGTGGCCGTGAACACACCGGCCACCGGGCTCGCTCTTCCCCCTTACGGCCGTGACCGCACCGGCCGCCCCTGTCCCGCCACAGGAAGGCATGGACTCTCATGAGACCCAGACCTGTCAGGGCCCTGACAAGACTCACGACAAGACCCATCACTCTCCGCTCCACGCTGGTGGGCGCTCTCGCGGCGGTCGCGGTGGCCGTCGGCCCCTGGCCGACCGCTCCGGCAGGCGCCCAGGCGGCCCGCACCGGCTCGGCATCGGCGGGCGAGACCGTCAACGTCTACCTGACCACCACCTCCGGCTCCGACGGCCGTAACGTCGTCAAGGGCCTGGAGCGGCAGACGCCCATCACGTTCACGACTGGCGGCGGGGGCAACGTCACGGTCGACGAGACCCGGACGTACCAGGAGTTCTCGGGCGCGGGCGCATCGTTCACGGACACCGCGGCATGGCTGTTCAACAGCAGCGGCGCGCTGAGCCAGGGCACCCGCGACGAGGTGATGCGCAAGCTCTTCTCCCCCACCGACGGCATCGGTGTGAGCTTCCTGCGAAACCCGATGGGCGGCTCCGACCTCGCCCGTTTCGGCTACACCTTCGACGACGTACCGGCCGGACAGACCGACCCCGGCCTCGCCAGCTTCTCGATCAGCCACGACCTGGCCGATGTCCTGCCACTGACCCAGCGGGCCAAGCAGCTCAACCCGGCTCTGAAGGTCATGGCCTCGCCGTGGACCGCCCCCGCCTGGATGAAGGACAACGACCAGCTCAACCAGGGTTGGCTGGAGGCTCAGTACTACGGCACCTACGCGAACTACTTCGTGAGGTACCTCCAGGAGTACAAGAACCGCGGGGTGCCGATCGACTACGTGACCGTGCAGAACGAGCCCACCTGCTGCGGCGGCTACCCGTCGATGCAGTGGAACGGTTCCGGACTCAACTACTTCACCAAAAGCGAGCTGCTGCCCAAGCTGGCGAACGCGGGCCTGAACACCAAGGTGCTCGCCCTCGACTGGAACTGGGACCAGTGGTCGGGTTACGGCGCGCCCGTCGTGGACGACGCCGCCATCCGCAACCACCCCAACTTCGGCGGTATCGCCTGGCACGGCTACGGCGGCGACGTCCGCGAGCAGACGACCGTCCACAACCAGTACCCCGACGTGGACGCCTTCGACACCGAACACTCCGGCGGCACCTGGATCGCCAACCAGCAGAAGGAGGACATGCACAACCTGATCGACTACACCCGCAACTGGGGCAAGAGCTGGATCAAGTGGAGCCTCGCGGTCGATCAGAACAAGGGCCCCCACAACGGCGGCTGCTCCACCTGCACCGGCCTGGTCACCGTGCACAACGGCGACAGCCAGAGCGGCAAGGTCGACTACACCGTCGAGTACTACACGATGGGCCACCTCACGAAGTTCGTGAAGCCGGGCGCCCACCGCATCGACTCCACCGCCGGCTCGGCCGTCCCGAACGTGGCCTGGAAGAACCCTGACGGCTCCAAAGCGCTGATCGCCTACAACGACACCGGCGGCCAGCAGACGCTGAAGGTCAACTGGGGCAGCCAGTCCTTCACCCACCAGCTCCCCGCCGGGGCCTCCGCCACCTTCACCTGGACCGGCAACCAGTCGTAAGCGCGGCGCCGGTACCGGCCCTGCCCGCACGCCAATGGCCCCTGACCACGTTCCGGAGCTCAGGGGCCATTTCTTCGGCGTGGCTGCGCCAGGATTCGAGCCTGGACGCGCCACCGCGGACGGCCGCCCGTACGGCGGCAGTGCGAGACTCGGCGTCAGCAGCCCGTAATGTGTGCTCCAGGACGATATCGCTTGATCACCGGAGGGCGAGGTCGCCATGAGCACGCTGGTCTTCGACAGTGACGACCTGGAGAGAACCGAGGACTTCCTCAGCAAGGCCTACGCCAAAATGCGCATCGGCAGCAGCACCCCGAGCGCGAACCGGGCACGGATCCGGCGCGACACCATCGAATCGATCACCGTGGACGAGCTCGATCTCGACTTCGAGATGAGCTACTCCGTCAGCCCGCGCGGCAGGATCTGCCTGTGCGTCGTCCACACCGGCACCATCGAGGACCATGTCTTCCCCGGTACCGAGGACTCCTTCGGCTGCGGTGACGTGGTGTCCTTCGCCCCGCCGGACCTTCCCTACTCGGGCCGGATCCGCAACGCCCGCTACAACATCACCATGCTCGACCCCACCCTGCTCAGCCAGGTCGCCGCCACCGTCGACCAGCGCACCCCGCAGCCGGTCCGGCTGACCGGGCACCGGCCGCACTCCGCGGCCGCCGCCGGACACCTGCGGCGCACCATCAGCTATGTGCGCGACCACGCCCTGGCCGACCCCGCCATCGCCGGCCAGCCGCTGATCAGGGCCACCGTCAGCCAGCTCCTGGCCGGCAGCGTGCTGACGGCCTTCCCCAACACCGCGCTCACCGACCCCACCGCGTCCGACCGCAACGACGCCCACCCCGGCACGCTCCAGCGCGCCCTCAGCCACATCGACGACCACGCCGATGAGCCCCTCACCGTCGCCGACATCGTGGCCGCCGCGCACGTCAGCATCCGCGCCCTGCAGCACGCCTTCCGCAGACACCTCGGCACCACGCCGATGGCATACGTCCGCCGGGTACGCCTGGCATACGCGCACCACGACCTGGTGACCGCCGCCCCCGAGACCGCCACGGTGACGGACATCGCCACCCGCTGGGGCTTCTTCCACCCGGCCCG encodes the following:
- a CDS encoding amidohydrolase family protein, giving the protein MTGETNGTTELPLVISVDDHVIEPAHLFETWLPAKYRDRGPKPLTAGIGELAYIGGKYKFTTDPEGQLTDWWRYEDDLFPYKRIIAAVGFSRDEMTLDGITREQMRRGCWDPKDRLADMDLNHVEASLCFPTFPRFCGQTFAEAKDKEVGLACVRAYNDWMVEEWCGDSGGRLIPLCLIPLWDVDLAVREIRRNAARGVRAVTFSEIPTYLGLPSIHSGYWDPFFAECEATGTVVCMHIGSSSQMPAASPDAPPAVQAALSFNNAMASMMDFLFSGVLVSFPRLKLAYAEGQMGWIPYALERADDVWEEHRAWGGVRDLIPEPPSTYYYRQIFCCFFRDKHGVASLDTVGVDNATFETDYPHVDSTWPHTRRIAAEHVADLSPETTYKILRGNAIRMLELDLDRGRRAGAGG
- a CDS encoding MscL family protein encodes the protein MLRGFKNFLMRGDVIVVAVGLVTALAFSTLIKAFTDSVINPVIARLQGGKSAGLGWQLGDQGNTSTYLNIGSFISALIYFIIFMGVIYFLIVVPYKYTQRRRGAEVFGEPGPLKTCPECLAEDLPAAARKCRYCGSDQPRTSEPPRTA
- a CDS encoding helix-turn-helix transcriptional regulator, producing the protein MSTLVFDSDDLERTEDFLSKAYAKMRIGSSTPSANRARIRRDTIESITVDELDLDFEMSYSVSPRGRICLCVVHTGTIEDHVFPGTEDSFGCGDVVSFAPPDLPYSGRIRNARYNITMLDPTLLSQVAATVDQRTPQPVRLTGHRPHSAAAAGHLRRTISYVRDHALADPAIAGQPLIRATVSQLLAGSVLTAFPNTALTDPTASDRNDAHPGTLQRALSHIDDHADEPLTVADIVAAAHVSIRALQHAFRRHLGTTPMAYVRRVRLAYAHHDLVTAAPETATVTDIATRWGFFHPARFAALYRETYRTTPSATLRG